The window GCGGCCGCGGTCTCGGCCCGTTCGAGGTGCCCGGCGGTCTCCTGCCACCAGAGCGCGAGGACGTTGCGGTCCTCGGCGTCGAGCCAGCGACTCGCCTCGGCGACCTGGCGGCGCTGATCGGACAGTTGCAGGCGAAGGATGGCCAGCTCCTCGAAGTCGGTGCCGGTGTCGGTGAGGACTTCCAGGGCGGCGGTGCTGTCGGCGGCAGCCTGCCGCTGGTGCGCGCCGACCTGCTGCATGGCGATGGTCAGGATCCAGGCCCGGATGCTGCCCGGCTGCCGCAACCCGGGCAGGGCGCGGATCACCTGGAGCATGGTCTCCTGGACGACGTCCTCGACGTCCTGATGCGAGCTCAGCGCGCGGCCGGCGACGTTGTAGACGAGCGGCAGGTAGGTGCGCGCGAGCTCTTCCTGAGCGCGCCGGTCACCACGCTGGGCCGCGGTGATCCGTTGCCGTTCGTTGTCGCGGTGCCTGCTCATGTCCCGGCCTCCCAGAGCAATGCTACTCATCGTGATATGGCTGTGATGTCATCGGTTATGGCGGCCCCAGCGTAAATATATGCGCGAGCGGCTGTCAAACAGGCGGCCAGAATTCTGCGATGTCAAATGCGGACCGCATATATCATCTTCCTGATGTGACTCACATCACAGTGCCGTAAAATGCTGCTGAACTGCTAAAACTCGCGATATTCCAACGCCATGGCACGGAAAACGATATGCGGTGAACGCTCGCCGCATCTCTCTCTCCGGTTCTTTTGGTAACCATTAAGAATGGGGTCGGGTGAGTTGACCGTATTGATTGCAGACCCCTAATCTCCTCCGCGGCGGGGCGGAGGGTGGAGCTCAAAAGTCACCTTGCGTAACCGCAATATGTCGTCGAGGAAGGAACACACATGTCCAGGACAGGCCCATCGGTACGCCGAGCGGCAGCCGTCACGTCACTGGTACTGGTCGCGGGCCTGGCGATCACCGGTTGCCGAAAGCAGTCGAGCACCGCGTCACCCGGGCCGGCGGCGTCCGCCGGCGCCGAGGCTGCGGCGGACGGAGGCGGTCTCTCGTCGGCGACCGCCACCTCGGCGGCGAAGCCGGGCTCCTCCGCGGCCACGTCCGCCACCACAGCGACCGCGACAACCGTGGGCCGGGCCATGGAGAACCTCGGGCGGGGCGTGGTGGCGGTCCGCCGCAACAACGGTGAGGTCCTGGTCTCGTGGCGGCTGCTCGCCCTGGACCCGGCCGCCATTGGCTTCAACGTTTACCGGTCGACCGCGGGCGGCGCGTACACCAAGCTCAACAGTGCCGTCCTGACGAAGGGCACCAACTTCGTCGACACCACCGCTGACAAGGCCAAGGCCAACAGCTACCGGGTCAGGGCGGTCACCGGCGGCACCGAGCAGGCGCCCAGCACCGCCTACACCCTGGCGGCCGGATCGTTCGGCCCGGCCGTCAAGATCCCGATCAAGGCGGGTGCGGCGTTCAAGTTCGTCTGGACCGGTGACCTCGACGGCGACGGTGAGTACGACTACCTCATCGACCGGCAGGCCAACCCGCAGAGCCTCGAGGCCTACCGGGGTGACGGCACCTTCCTCTGGTCGATGAGCATGGGGAAGAACAGTGCCAACCAGAACAACATCGAGGGCGGCTCGTCCACCATCGACGTCGGCAACTGGGACGGCGTCACCGTCTTCGACTTCGACAGCGACGGCAAGGCCGAGGTCGCGGTCCGGATTGCCAACGGGGTCACCTTCGGCGACGGCTCCCGTTTCTCGTACTCCGACGACGTGCACCAGTTCATCGCGATCCTGGACGGGATGAGTGGTAAGAAGGTGGCCACCGCCCCGGTCCCCGACGACTATCTCGCCGACGGGCCGCTGTACGCCCGGTTCGGTGTCGGCTACCTCGACGGCAAGACCCCCAGCCTGGTCGCGTTCATGAAGAACCGGGTCGGCAACGGCGACTTCAACCTGGTGATGACCGCTTGGAAGTTCGACGGGTCCGCGATCACGAGGCAGTGGAAGTGGCTGCGTGAGGGCGTGCACGCCGCCGACGGTCACAACACCCGCATCATCGACGTGGACGGCGACGGCAAGGACGAGGTCGCCGAGATCGGCTTCGTGCTCAACGGCGATGGCACCCTGCGGTACACCCTCGACGACCAGGGCATCGGCCACGGCGACCGCTGGTACATCGCCGACATCGACCCGAGCCGTCCCGGCCTGGAGGGCTACGGCATCCAGCAGCTCAACAAGAGCGGGCTGCTGGAGTACTACTACGACGCGGCCACCGGCAAGGTCATCTGGCAGCACAAGGGCGGGATCGTCGACGTCGGCCGCGGCCTGGTCGGCGACATCGACCCGGCCAAGCCCGGCCTGGAGACCTGGTCGTACTCCGGCGTCTACAACGGCCCGACCGGAAAGCTCCTGGTGAACGACACCAAGAAGAGCCCCTGGCCGGCGTTCACGCTCTGGTGGGACGGCGACCTGGGCGCCGAGCTCTACAACGACGGCAAGATCGAGGAGTGGAACCCGAAGTCGCCCGCGGACAGCCAGCACCAGCCGCGTGTCCTCACCGCCTGGAAGGTCGGCGGCTACGACGCCTACGGGCGCAACCCGGCCCTGATCGGCGACCTGTTCGGTGACTGGCGCGAGGAGGTCGTGCTGAGCAGCAAGGCACATGACCAACTGGTCATCCTCACCACCGACCAGGCCACCGACACCCGGCTCTACACGCTGGCCCAGAACCCGTCCTACCGCAACGGCATGACCCTCAAGGGCTACCTGCAGTCCCACGCGGTCGACTACTACCTCGGTACCGGCATGACCACCCCGGCGGCACCGAAGATCCACTACGTCCAGAAGTAGTGACTGCGAGACCCCGCCGCCGAGCTCTCGGCGGCGGGTTTCGTGCTTCTCCGGTCTCTTGACCTCCGGCGAATCGCGATGATTCGATGACATCAATGTAAACGCTTTAACATCGCGGTCCGAATCCGGGGAGAATCCTTGAAACGATCACCTTTGCTCGCCGTGCTGCTGCCGGTCGCCGCCGTCGCCTGCGGCATCTCCAGTCCGGCCGCGGCCGGGGGTGCGCACCACGCCGCGCCGATACCGGGCGAGTGCACCGGGACGGCGCCGGTCGTCTGCCAGTTCGATGTCGAGCCCGGCAACTACGACGTCTCGGTGCTGTTCGGTGACGCCGCCGAGGCCGGCGCCTCGGCGGTGCTGGCCGAGGCCCGCCGGATGGTCCTCGGTGAGGTCACCACCGAGGCCGGCCGGTTCGCCCGGCGCTCGTTCAGCGTCAACGTGCGCGAGCCGGAGGGTCAGCCGACCCGCACCGAATACGGCACACCGGGCCTGACGCTCACCTTCACCGGCTCGAACCCCAAGATCAAGGATATTGCGGTACGACCGGCGAGCCCCCGCAGCACGCAGCTGTTCCTAGCCGGCGACTCGACGGTCTGCGACCAGGACTGGGCGCCGTACGCCGGCTGGGGCCAGGCCGTCCCGCAGCACCTGCGCCGCCAGGTGACCGTGGTCAACTACGCCGACTCCGGCGAGAGCAGCACGTCCTTCCTGGCCAACAGCAAGCTGTGGGCCACCATGCTGCCCCTGGTGCGCCGTGGTGACGTGGTGCTGCTGCAGTTCGGCCACAACGACAAGACCACGACCGCCGAGGCCTTCCGGGCGAACCTGGCCCGCATGGTCACCGAGGTCCGTGCGGCCGGCGCCCGGCCCGTGCTGGTCAGCCCGCCGGTGCGGCGCCGCTTCGACAGCACCGGCCACCTCAACGGCGTGGCGTGGCACATCAACAGCCTGGGCGTGGACCTGCCGGCGGAGATGGCGGCCGTCGCCGGGGAGCAGGCCGCCCCCTACATCAACCTGACCGCCGACAGCGCCGCCCTCGTCGAAGGGCTCGGTGTGGAGGCGTCCAAGCGGATCTACCTCTACAACGAGGAGGGGGACAACACCCACTTCTCCGAGTACGGCGCGGATCAGATCGGCCTGCTGGTGCTCGCCCGCCTCAAGGAGTTGCACCTGCTCCCGCACGCCTTCCGCGACTGACGTCTTTGTCTCGCTGCAATAGGATTAAAAGCTTTTACCTCTTGATGGTTGAGCGGGGTTGCCGGGAGAACGCGTCCTGGCGGCCCCGCTCGTGTCGTGTTACGGCCGGGTGAAAGCTCTCAGCAGGGATCTTCCGTAATGCAACATGAGATGTATAACGTGTGTTGCAGAAAGGTGGAGTCGGCCGGTGCTGTCGATTCGGCCAGGCTCATCGCCATCATCTGGAGGACCCATTGACCGGCCCGACCTCGGACGACGAACTGTGTTTCACCCCGGCCACCGACCTGGCGCGTCTCATCCGTACCCGTCAGCTCTCTCCGGTCGAGGTGACCGCCGCGGTCCTGGACCGCATCGAACGGGTCGGGTCGCGGCTCAACTGCTTCGTGACGGTCGTCGCCGAACAGGCCATGGCGGCCGCGAAGGACGCCGAGCGCCGCGTCGTGCAGACAGCTGCCGCTGAGCTGCCGGCCCTGCACGGGATCCCGGTCACGGTCAAGGACCTGGAGGCCACGGCCGGGGTGCGGACCACCTTCGGCTCGGTCCGGTACGCCGATCATGTCCCGGCCACCAGCGCGCCGATCTGGCAGCGCATGCACGAGGCGGGTGCCGTGCTGGTGGGCAAGACCACGACGCCCGAGTTCGGCATGCACGGCATCACGGAGAGCCGCTTGACCGGCGTGACAAACAATCCGTGGGACCTGAGCCGAACCACCGGCGGCAGCAGTGGTGGCGCCGCGGCGGCCGTGGCCGCCGGGCTCGCACCGCTGGCGACGGGCAGCGACGGTGGCGGGTCCATCCGCGTTCCCGCGTCGTTGTGCGGCGCCGTGGGATTCAAGCCGACCATCGGCCGTATCCCGTTCGCCACCCCCGACAGCGGGGCGTACGAGGCGGTGACGGTGACCGGGCCGATCACCCGCACGGTCGCGGACGCCGCCCTGATGTTCGAGGTGGTGGCCGGCGAACTGGACCACGACGCGGTGAGCATCCTCGGCCCGGCGCCACGGGCGTCTGCTGCACTGCACGACGCCACGCTGCGCGGACTCCGCGTCGCCTACAGCCCGGATCTGGGCTGCGGCCCGGTCGATCCGGAGACCGACCGGGTGGTGCGTGCCGCGGTGGGTGTGATGGCCGCCGAGGGCGGCGCCGAGGTCGAGGAGGTCACGATTCACCTGCCCGACCCATACGACTACTTCGTCGGATGGTGGGGCCCGCACCTGTTGCTGGAGCTCGCGCTCATGGCGGAGGACGGCATCACCCTCGACGACTGTCCCGACGCGGTGCGACCGCTGGTGGAGCGGGCCGCCTCGATGAGCGCTGTCGACTTCGTCCGAGTGCAGATGGTGACCAGATCCCAGATCTACCGGGCGTTCGCGGACGTGTTCGCCCGCTTCGACCTGCTGGTGTGGCCGACGACGCCACTGCCGGCGTTCGAGCACCCGGGCGCGGCCGGTGGCCCACTGTCGATCGCCGGCCGGCCCGTGCGCGAGCCGGCCATGGAGAACCAGCGGCTCACCGAAGCGATCTCCCACGCCGGATGCCCGGCGATCACGGTGCCGGCCGGGTTCACCCACGACGGTCTGCCCGTGGGCCTGCAGATCGCGGCCCGGCGCGGCGCCGACATCGCCGTCCTGCGCGCGGCTGCCGCGTTCGAGGCCATCGCCCCGTGGGCGCACCGGCGCCCACCGCTGCGCTGATCATCCCGCCCGATCCCCGTACGCAAGGAAACGCTCTTGTCTCTCACCGTCACCCTGCCGCCGGCCTGGAGCGCCGTGCCCCGCAGCACCCTGACCGATTTCGCCGACCGGGTCTTCACCGCGGGCGGGGACACCCCGGCTCTGCTCTTCGACGACGGTGCCACCTTCACCTTCAATCAGTTGCGTGACGGTGTGGAACGGCTCGCGGGAGCGCTGCGGAGCCGGATCGGCGCCGGTGACCGGGTGCTGCTCGCGATCGGCAACCGGGCGGAGTACCTGATCGCCTACTTCGCCGTCATCGCCAACCGCGCGGTGGTCGTGAACGCCGGCCCCGACCTCGGGCCGGCGGACGCGGAACATCTGGTCGGCCAGTCGAGCTGCCGGATGGCTCTCGCCGAAGGCCGGGCCGTGGACGTGCTGCGCGGCCTCGGCCCGGGTTCGCCGCTACGGGAGGTGGTGGCCCTCGACCGGCCGGAGCCGGACGGTTTCGCGAACTGGGTGGGCGGCACCGAGCCGATGCCCCTGTCCGAGGCCGCCGGTCAACAGGCCGACCTCGTCGACATCGGTTTCACCTCCGGCACCACCGGAATGCCGAAGGCACTCGGCGGCACTCATCTCGAGCCGCTGCGCTACGCCGACGTGCAGTTGCGGGTCTCCGGGCTGACCGCTGACGACCGGCCGTTCGTGCCCCTGCAGTTCTACTACGGTGACGGCCTCTACCTGGCGCTGGCCGCCTGGCAACTGGGTGCGTCGATCGCAGTGATGCGCCGCTTCAGCGTCTCCCGGTTCTGGACCGCCGCGCGAGCGGTGGGGGCGACCCGGCTCTACACCATCGGGTCGATCCCCAACCTGCTGCTGACCGCGGCGCCGTCGCCGGCTGAGCGCGCGCACACGATCCGAAGTGCCAGCGCGGTCGGCGTTCCTGCCGCCCAGCACCGGGAGCTGCAGGAGCGGTTCGGTTTCCCCTGGCTGGAGGTGTACGGCTCGTCGGAGTCCGGGCCGGCCCTGTGCATGCCACCCGACCTCGCCGAGCGCTATGTCGGGACCGGCGCGATCGGTGTGCCGCTGCCCGACGTGCGGGCCCGGATCGTCGCTGCCGACGGCACGGTCGTGGACGGGCCCGGCGAGGGCGAACTGGAGCTTGCCGGGAACGTGCTGTTCACCGGCTACCTCGGCGACCAAGCCGCGACCGACGAGATGCTGCACGACGGCTGGCTGCGTATGGGTGACCTGGTCCGGCGCGACGAGGACGGCATGTACTACTTCCTCGGGCGGGCCAAGGAGGTGATCCGCCGCGGCGGGCAGAACGTGGCACCCGCCGAGGTGGAGGCGGTGTTGCGGCGACATCCCGTGGTCGTCGACGCCGCCGTGGTACCGGTCCCGGACCAGCTGTGGGGCGAGGAGATCCTCGCCTATGTCCAGGTCAAGTCCATCACTGGGCAGACCCCGGCAGACCTCGCCGAGTTCTGCGCACACCACCTCGCCGCGTTCAAGGTGCCCCGCTATGTCCGGCTGCGCGACACAGCCTTCCCGCGCACGCCCAGCCACCGCATCGTCAAGCGCGACCTGGCGCCCGGCGGACGTCACCGCAGCGTGGGCGCATGGGACCGGCAGGCCACCCGGTGACGCGGCTCATGGTGCCCTTCGACGAGCTCCCCGGGACCGTCGGCACCCGGCTCGTCAGCCCGTGGACGTCGGTGGAGGTCGCCGACACCGTCGTCTTCGAGACCGTCACCCGTGTGCCGGTGGCGACCGAGGCTGGCTACGACCATGACGTCGTCGCCGGATTCCAGCTGCTCAGCATGCTCGACCATCTGGTCAGCCCGATGATCACGGTGACCGGCGGGCCGTCCGCCTGGAACTACGGTCTCGACCGGGTCCGCTTCATCCAGCCGGTACACGCCGGCGAGCGGTTCCGCGCCACCGTCCGGATCGTCGAGGTACTCCCGAGACCCACCGGGCACCTACTGCGGGCCGACGTCGAGGTCGAGGTCGACGGCAGGCCGGGTCCCGCGTTCGTGGCCCAGTTGCTCCTGCTCTGGCCGCGAGACGACGGATGACGGCCGTTGATCATCACTGGGTACGATGTGCCCCGACCCGGCCGGCCGTTCGAAGGGGGGTACGGCTGATGCCACGCTTCGTCGACAGCGAGACTCGTCGCCGGGAGATCCTCCAGGCCGGCCTGGAGATCCTCGGGGAGAACGGGCTGCCCGGCGTGACCTTCCGTTCGGTCGCCGCACGGATGGGCGGATCGTCGACGTTGGTCACCCACTACTACGGCACCCGCCGCGCGCTCATCGTCGACCTGACCGCGTACTCCATCGAGCTGGGCCGTCAGCAGCTCGCCAAGCTGGAGAACGCCGCGGAAGGCCCGGCAGAACGTCTGCGGACGCTGCTGCTGTGGCTCGTCCCGCTCGACGAGGCGGGCCTGCGGGAGGAGCGCGCCAGGGTCAGCATGATGGCGGCCGGGCCCACCGAGCCCGAGATCGAGGAGTTCCTGGACGGCTGGGAGACCGAGGTCAGGGACCTGCTCGGACGGCACCTGGCCGACATGGTCGCCCCCGGGGAGGTCGCCGGGCTGGTCGACTTCCTGCGTGCGGTGACCAACGGTGTGGTCCTGAGCGCGGTCGAGCATCCCCAGACGTGGACCCGGAAGCGGCAGGAGTCCGTTGTCGCGACGGCCCTGTCCGTGGTGCTGGCCCGGACCACGCCGCCGCGCTGACGGCAACCGGCCTTCGCGGAGCGCCTCCCGGGCTTTCCGCCATATGAGCATGCCGCGATCCGGTTCCCTTTAAATTGCTGAAGGGAACTGTTGACACGGCAGTTGCAACAAGCGTTTTATTACGCCGTTCCGAGAAACTCTCCATTTTCTGCCTCTCCCCTCAGCCGGAGGCTCTCGTGTCTGAAACCAACAATTCCTCTCGTGCCGGCCGCCTGGGTGCGCCCGGTGTCGTCTTCATCGTCGTGGCCGCTGCGGCACCGTTGTCGATCATGGCCGGCACCGCACCGTTCGCCCTGTCCATCGGCGGTCTGGCGGCGCCCGCCGCCTATCTGGTGGCGGGCGCGGTGCTCACCCTGTTCGCCGTCGGATTCACCCGGATGACCCGGGTGGTGCACGGTGGCGGCGCCTTCTACTCGTACGTCACCCTGGGTTTGGGCCGTCGCGCCGGAGCGGCGACCGGCGTTCTCGCGCTGATCTCCTACAATGCGATTCAATTCGGTTCCTACGGCCTGCTCGGAATGCAATTCGAGGCGGCTGTCGCCCGGTTCACCGGTCTCGATCTGCCGTGGTGGGTGTGGTCCCTGCTGGCCGTCGCGGCGATCTGGGCACTCGGACGGCGAGGTGCCGAGGTTAGCGCATGCCTGCTGGGCGTGCTGCTCGTCGTGGAGAGCCTGCTTCTCGCTGCTCTCGTCGTCGCCGTCGTCGCACAGGGCGGCCACTCCGGTCTGAGCCTCGCCGGTCTCACCCCGCAGGCGTGGGGACATCCCGGCATCCTGGCGGCACTCGGCATCGCCTTCGTCTGCTTCATGGGTTTCGAGTCCACGGCCATCTATCGCACCGAAGCCCGCCACGGCGACCGGACCATCACCCGGGCGACATACGCCGCCGTCGCCTTCCTGGCGGTCTTCTACGCCCTCGTGCTCTGGGCGCTCGTGCAGGCCATCGGCGACGCGGACGCTGTGGCAGTGGCCGGTGCGGACCCGACCGCGGTGCTGATGACGGTCATCGAGGACTACCTCGGGGCGGCCGCCGGAACGATCACCTACATCTTCCTCGTGACCAGCATCTTCGCCTCGCAGGTCGCATTCCACAACGCGATCAACCGGTACGCCCGGGCTCTCGCCGAGGACGGTCTCCTGCCCGCCGGCCTCCAGCGGGTCCATCCCCGGTTCGGCTCGCCGACCCGGGCCGGAGCGGTGCAGTCGATCGCCGCCGCCACGGTCATCGTCGCCGCCGCGATCCTCGGCGCCGACCCGTTCCTGCAGATGACCATCTGGGTCAGCACCCCCGGCACCATCGGCGTCCTGGCCATGCAATGCCTCGCCTCGGCGGCGGTGGCGGCGTTCTTCCTGCGCCGAACCGCCGGCCGGGCCACGGCCGTGATCGCTGCCGTCTCCACCGTTGCGCTCGTCGTCCTCCTCGCTCTCGTCATCGTCAACATCGACCTGATCACCGGCGCCGGCGCCGTCACGAACAACGTCCTGTTGACCGTGCCCGCCGTGGCCTTCGTCACGGGCCTGGTCGCTGCGGGGCTTCTGCGGCACCGTCGCCCCGCCATCTATGCCCGCATCGGTGGCGAGGACGCCCAGCGTGTCCTCGCCGAGAACCCGCAGGGCTCATGATCGCCCGCTCGGCGGCCGGGACGGTGACCACCGCCCGGCCACCGGGCTCCCCTGCCCGCCGTTCAGCCGTGGGACCCGCGCAGGAACTGCTGCCAGGCGACCTCGCAGGCCAGCGGCAGGGTACACCCGGCGAGGCGGTTGGTGGACCGCTTTCCGCCTCGCCGCGCGGCCACGACAGCGGCGTGCCTGCCGTCTGCTGCTCACCGGGGAAGCTTCAGCAGCGGTTGATGTCCGACAGGCCGTCGACAGTGACATCCGTGATGGCGAGCCCGTCGACGCACGGGCTCTGGGTGATCTGGTTGTTCACGACCGTCAGATGCTGCAGCGTGATGTCGGAGGTGGCGGGGAATTCGGTGCGGGACGCGAGCCGGACCTCCCCGCCGCCGGTGATGGTGCCGCTCACGCCGGCGATCGTCACGTTGTAGCAGTTCTCGATCAGGATGGCGTTGTTGCCGGTGTCGGCGATGTCGATCCGGTCGATGGTGGCGCCGCCGCTCTCGGAGACGCAGAAGACGCCCCGGCCGCCGCCGCGGGCCTTGACCAGTCCGACCTTGATGTTGTTCGGGTAGGCGCCGCTGATCCGGCCGTTGCGGTTGGCCATGCGGAACGCGGCATATCCGGTTCCGGTGCCGGCGTTGACGGCGTCGACCGTTCCGACGGTCGCGTTGACCGTCGTGCCCAGCAGCAGGCCGGACTCGCCGACGTCGCGGGCCGTCACGGTGCCGATGGTTATGCCGTCCACCCCGGCGGTCTCGACGGCGTGTGAGCTCGCCCCGGATACGTACACATTGTCGATGGTGATGTTCTTGCTGTAGGAGCCGGTGCTGCCGTTGTCGATGCGCACGCCGAGGCCGCTGTCGAGCCGCATGTCGATCTGGCCGAGCTTCACGTTGTAGACGTCGCGCATGAAGATGCCGTACAACGGCACGCCTGTGACGTTGAGGTGCTGGACCTCGATGTCGTTCACGCCGCGGGCGAAGATCGGCGCCATGTCCGTCGCGCTCGCGCCGGCCACGTTGATCGTGCCGCACACGTCGATGACGGTGTAGCTACTCAGCTTGATACGTTCCGCGGCGGACACGGTTCCGGAGCCGCGGACCACCACCCGCTGTTTGGCGGTACGGCCCGCCGTCAGACTGTCGATGCCGGCCTGGACGGCCTGCCTCATGTTCGTGCCGGTGTAGGCCGTCGTGCCGCCCCGGCGGGCGGTCCACGTGCCACCGGATTCGACCACCTCGGCGTCGAACGTGCCGCTGCCGCAAGCGGCTGCCAAGGTTTGCTCATCCGCCAGCGCGCTGACCGGAGCGGCGACGTGCGGCAGCAGTCCAAGTCCCGCACCCACCAGAGCTAATCCGGTTATTGCGGTGAATGTGCCGACCAAGATACGACGTCTCATCGATTGCACTCCTTGAAGTCATGCCAGTAACGGTCACTGCGCGGACACAGTGGGCCTCCGCATATGTCTCAGTGACTGCCGAAGTCGTGGGACCACGTGGCAGCCGCGCCGTTTGCCACCGCCCGGTACGGCCTCGGCACCGCAGCCACTGTCACCTTTGCGCGGGGCGCCTTGTTCAGTCCGGCACGCACCTGCTTGCCGTCGATGTAGTAATCGACGTCGGGGCTCGCCGGCACCTCGATCAGATCGAACAGGTGGCCCCGCGGGTCGATGAATCGTGGCGCCTTCGGGCTCACCGGCTTGGTCAGAACGGGAACAGTCGACCAGTCGGTGTCGCTCGCCAGATAGAAGCCCGGCTGGGTCGGATAGTTGTAAACGGTGTTCTGCCGGGCGATCTCGGCACGGTACTGCTTGTCGTGCATCAGCGTCGTCAATTTGTGCGTCGTCACCGCGGTGCTCGAATAGATGCGCATGGCGGTCGAGTCCGCCGTGTGGATGAGCAGTTCCTCGCGCCAGTCACCGAGGATGTCGGCGACCAGTGGCGGATTCCCTGCCGTGTCCTCTTCGGTGAGCAGGGTTCCCCGCTGCCAGTCGATGATGTGCTTCGCGCCGTCCCGGTCGCCCGACACCGTCTGGGTCGTCGGCTCCGCAGCGAAGTGGATCGTCGCGTCCACCAGGTCCGGCTTTGTCGCCGACAGGATGTCTCCGCGCGCGCTGAGCAGGCCACTCGCGCTGGTGCCGGCCTGGATCGACGCCCACACCTCGAGACCGCGGACATCGGGCCGGACGTCGCCGACGAGACCGTTTCCGGTGTCCCGGCCCGAATAGGCGCCGAGCAGCACCGCACCGGTCGCCGCATCCCGCATCGCCACCCCGTACGGGGCGTTGCGGGCGCTCTCGTGCACCGTGAAGATCTCCAGGCCCGGCCGGTCCGGGTCGATGTCGGTCACGTACATGCCGTCGCCGTGACCCAGCTTCGCGACAGTGCCGGGCGCGGCGCTTCCCTCGGGCAGGGTGGCGTACGAGCTGTAGAGCACGCTCCCGTCGTCATCGAGTGTGGCCGAACCGTAGACGATCTCGTGCTTGCCGTCCCCGTCGACATCCGCCGCACTCAGCGAGTGGAAACCCTGCGACGACATCCTCCCGAACGTCGGATCGCTGCCCTCGCGGCCGTGGGGAGTGTCGTTGAACGGATTGGTCATCGGCACGTGACCGCTGTCGACGAACCAGCGCTCCGTGAGCGACCTGCCGTTCCAGTCGTACGCCACCATCGTCATCCGGGTGTAGTAACCGCGGGCGAACACCACCGACGGGTGCTTGCCGTCCAGGTACGCCACTCCGGCGATGAAACGGTCGACCCGGTTGCCCGGCTCGATGACGGCGTTCGCGTAG of the Actinoplanes sichuanensis genome contains:
- a CDS encoding rhamnogalacturonan lyase yields the protein MNRARRLISALLTTGITVAGIAPAASATTASPHGGAPYQLEKLDRGLVAVSTDQGVFLSWRLLASEATGATQTGLAGPDFTVYRDGRAIATVTDSTNFADPAGTPDASYTVAAVVSGVELAKSAPVTAWRNGYHDVPLRKPADGVTPTGEAYSYAAFDGSAADVDGDGAYELVVLWNPSNQKDVSQKGYTGTVFADTYELDGTLLNRIDLGVNIRAGQHYTQFMVYDFDGDGDAETMMKTAPGTKSTGYAADGSVTNEAYVTMPKKDRDAGYKHTDDYRLSAAEYFDHLTELLQGWSKHPEVAAGHWPATVEEAMGVPVTHQYPLSHQDAVELANYFIDVYAPSRSPRNQLRTFEGFILDGPEYLSVFDSVTGKELQTIPYKPGRGDDGLMWGDYANAVIEPGNRVDRFIAGVAYLDGKHPSVVFARGYYTRMTMVAYDWNGRSLTERWFVDSGHVPMTNPFNDTPHGREGSDPTFGRMSSQGFHSLSAADVDGDGKHEIVYGSATLDDDGSVLYSSYATLPEGSAAPGTVAKLGHGDGMYVTDIDPDRPGLEIFTVHESARNAPYGVAMRDAATGAVLLGAYSGRDTGNGLVGDVRPDVRGLEVWASIQAGTSASGLLSARGDILSATKPDLVDATIHFAAEPTTQTVSGDRDGAKHIIDWQRGTLLTEEDTAGNPPLVADILGDWREELLIHTADSTAMRIYSSTAVTTHKLTTLMHDKQYRAEIARQNTVYNYPTQPGFYLASDTDWSTVPVLTKPVSPKAPRFIDPRGHLFDLIEVPASPDVDYYIDGKQVRAGLNKAPRAKVTVAAVPRPYRAVANGAAATWSHDFGSH